The following are encoded together in the Rhizoctonia solani chromosome 10, complete sequence genome:
- a CDS encoding Retrotransposon-derived protein PEG10 has product MATCSRPPSRARSPVDQGQLEPFLPPASPELGKVSLERVIRLLWGLQSQVDRIKRTLLEQTKISQEVWTNVKNILQTVDVVKDGLAQLQHAWGPHTPEEQKPPAVEETPRAAPKAKPIGKAQPFLGAPAPIISTGAPRRNPLSLFNPYPASSFPPGPAPAPQGPPPAPIVTLAQPPVPSTVKVGHPDAFKGKIGSEAKQWLTRMMAWIRLNQRQFPLDLEVLSFLLMNMEEAAGVRANNYHKWDPTMLKAIAR; this is encoded by the exons atggcaacctgttcccGGCCACCCTCTCGAGCCCGCTCCCCTGTTGATCAGGGACAGTTGGAACCCTtccttccgccagcctcccctgagcttggcaaagtatCCCTTGAGCGGGTTATCCGCCTCCTCTGGGGACTCCAATCCCAGGTTGACCGCATCAAGCggaccctcttggaacaaaCCAAAATTAGCCAAGAGGTTTGGACCAATGTCAAGAATATCTTGCAAaccgttgatgttgtcaaggatgggttGGCCCAACTCCAGCACGCCTGGGGcccccacaccccagaagaacaaaaacccccAGCGGTtgaggaaactcccagggccgcgcccaaagccaagcctattggaaaggctcaaccattccttggggccccagcccctatcatctccacaggggccccCAGGCGCAACCCCCTCTCATTATTCAACCCATACCCTGCCTCCTCCTTCCCTCCgggaccggctccagccccccaaggacctccaccagcgcctaTTGTCACCTTGGCGCAGCCTCCAGtcccctccactgtaaagGTGGGCCACCcggatgccttcaaaggcaaaatagggtcagaggccaaacaatggctaaCACGCATGATGGCCTGGATTCGCCTCAACCAGAGGCAGTTTCCCTTggacctggaggtcctcagcttcctcctcatgaACATGGAGGAAGCAGCaggtgtcagagccaacaactaccacaag tgggatccaacaatgctcaaggcaattgccagataa